The genomic segment CGAGCAGCGCCTGATCCAGCCCGTCCAGTACACGCTCCATCTGGTCTTCGAGTCCTACCCAAAGCGGCAACCTGACAAGCCGCTCGCTGACGCTGTCAGTGACCTGTAAACGCCCGTTGACGCGGGCGGATTCCAGGCCCTTGGGCGAAGAGTGCAAAGGGATGTAGTGGAACACGGCCTGGATACCCTGCTCGCGTAACAGTGCGATGAAACGGCTCCTGCTATCGAGATCAGGCAGCAGGAGGTAGTACATGTGCGCATTGTGCGTACATGCTTCGGGAATTACAGGCCGTCTGAGCCGCCCCTGTTGCTCGTAGTGCTCTGCCCACGCGTGATAGCGGGCCCAAAGGTCGAGCCTCCGCGTTGTGATCTCTTGGGCTGCATCCATCTGCGCAGAGAGAAACGCCGCGGTAATCTCGCCCGGGAGAAACGATGAGCCCACGTCGACCCATGTGTACTTGTCGACCTGGCCCCGAAAGAAGCGACTACGGTTCGTGCCTTTCTCGCGGATGATCTCTGCTCGCTCCGCAAACGTATCCTCTTTGCAGAGTAGGGCGCCCCCTTCTCCGGAGATGATGTTCTTGGTTTCGTGAAAGCTGAAAGCGCCGAGATCGCCGATGGTGCCCAAGGGGCGCCCACGGTATGCCGACATGACGCCCTGCGCTGCATCCTCTATGACTGGAAGGTCATGACGCGATGCAATTTGCAGAATCGAGTCCATCTCGCAGGACACCCCCGCGTAGTGAACGACGCATATAGCGCGTGTCCGATCGGTGATTGCAGCCTCGATC from the Luteimonas fraxinea genome contains:
- the rffA gene encoding dTDP-4-amino-4,6-dideoxygalactose transaminase, which gives rise to MIPFNKPYMTGGELANIAEAYANGHLSGDGPFTKRCHAWLRDNIGAESALLTHSCTAALEIAALLLDLVPGDEVIMPSFTFVSTANAFVLRGAVPVFVDIRPDTLNIDEALIEAAITDRTRAICVVHYAGVSCEMDSILQIASRHDLPVIEDAAQGVMSAYRGRPLGTIGDLGAFSFHETKNIISGEGGALLCKEDTFAERAEIIREKGTNRSRFFRGQVDKYTWVDVGSSFLPGEITAAFLSAQMDAAQEITTRRLDLWARYHAWAEHYEQQGRLRRPVIPEACTHNAHMYYLLLPDLDSRSRFIALLREQGIQAVFHYIPLHSSPKGLESARVNGRLQVTDSVSERLVRLPLWVGLEDQMERVLDGLDQALLAL